cactcaaatggcacaatctcttggTTCGAAGTCAAACTCaggcgcaacctcaatcattcaaatcccgtctactagcggcatctagtagtggcacgcccgcaccccaccaatctcgtatgtgaGCAAATCCCTGGCATGCCCGCAAGGCACCATGACGGATTTAGGGAGCAAAcagaaattcaaacaaaatgtctTAACAAATTTGTAATCATATTTAGTTACATGATTACGAAagcaaaagaaattcaaaagtttCAGGAGTTTAGAAAAAACTGAAAGAAAAGAATACAATGAGGTCTGCTCATTCGTCCCCCTCTTTCGGTTGCTGCCTTTTCGATTGTGTTATAGGGTTTTTTCACCATCATAAGGATTCAATTCTAATTAAAGCCAATTAGGAATGAAGCCTTTGGTTTCTAGGCTGTAACAGTTTTGGCTCTTAGGATTTATTGTATTTATTGTTTTttcagttacaaactgctctgCTTCTTGGTAACCTTTCAATATTAAAATCGACATAATTTCTTCTAGAAAACTGTAAAATGCTCTAGAAAATAGACAACGGTGACTTTTCAAGCATAAAGGCTTATTCTCTAGTTCATTATGAGTTGTTATTAATTCACTGTAAAATTTAGTTGATTTACAGAggtggttttgacgaatttgttattTAAAATCTCCCTAGTGCTTCTTTTCTCTTATTTGCTTGAAAAATCTTACAAAacacaagaacaaagtaaatagtTCAAAAagataaggaactaactaacaAAAGActagtgaatttgatgtaaaatatgtataaattataaacttatccaaaaaggaaaattactaatactacagttttttttttttttttttttttttttttaacattggaAGCCTCCCACCACACATTTATAGcaacttaattttcattttcatgcCTCCCTAGTACCACAAGAAGCAACTATGTATTTCTGGTCTTCAGATCAAACGGTATGCGAAAGTAGCATTGGTGGCCAGCTCAAGGAATGCATCTATTGGAGTTCAAGCTTGGATTCAGATTCCAAACTTTTGCTCACTTTCCACTAGGCTTACATGTAGGAGTTACCATTTTTTCAACATAGCCCTAGTGTGTATATGTTACCCACAACTATGCTTacaaagtaatttttttttatgtcgaAAGATCACTTTTGATACTTTTAAACATCAATTTattctttaatgaaaaaaaaaatgatcagtttctttctttttaattactttTGATACTTTCGATTAATCCGCCATATAAAGCTATTCCACCTGGACTAACTCTAATCACTGTCGTataaaaaagaaagaggagaaCTTTCAGTTAATTATTCTAATTCGATGTCCCTACCTAAGCAAAGAAAATCTGTTGAATGATAATGACCCTGACCATGCTCACTGGAGCCAACTGGAGCCAATTCTCGATACATTTCGAAATGTAATGCGAGAATTACGGGAGAACCTTTTGATCAAGTTAGTTCCTAGTCTTTGCTTTACATCGAATTCTTCTTTAATTCAACAACAGTAAAAGGCTGAGAATAATATAACATCTTTAGTTTACACATTCATTAATTCATACTCCATTTGTGTTCGACTTTCCCCTGAACTTGTATTGGAAAAAAGGTAGTACCAGTGTGCTGCGAATTTTATCATGATTGGACATCTAGGGGTAAAGCACTGCCCACGAGACCAGTATCAAATTGAggcaaactttgaatactagaTATACCATAATTGAGTTTATGATCATATAATGTGCACGTCCCTTTAGTTATACGTAGTATATAAAACCAGTACCTGTGCGAGTCGAGTGCAACTGCCAGAGGGTAATGCTGCAGGCATATATTAAATATCACAAGTTCTCCCATGCCAGCTAAAACAAAGATGAGACATGGAACCGACGACTTACCACTTAGAGTCTTCTCATTGCTTAATTTGGCTCTTATACCTGACCCTATCGAGGTGTGAGAATTCTATTAGCTAGTCGTCAATCACCTACGCTTATTCTGGGATTAAGTTCAGCCACACCCAACGAGTATTTCCTCTTCCTCATTCatcaattaaataaaagttagtTAAACAAGTTAACACAAAAGATGGTTATTACTTGGTGCATTATTAAGTTCAATAGTTAAAAATTTAAGACATATATACTAAAAGtaattaagaaatttttttattttttaaattagggTTAGTCTATGGTGTTCTAATAAGAAAGGGGTATCATTGGTATCATTTAATTTGAACGTTGATAGTGTAATGCAATCACGTccatgtataatatatatatatatatatatatatatatatatatatatcttactTTACAGTGTATTATGATGTTTACAACGTAAAGGCCAACCTTGTTATAGTAATACCGACTTCATTATGTGTAATTAAATACAACGATCTGTTTATTATGTAATTTTGGAGTGTAAGTTTGAACAATTACATAGCATAACATTACCCTTCTTGTAATTCATACGTTAAATGTTAACGTTATGTTGTAATCCCATTATACATTAAGGTAGGGAGACCATAAGTGAATTAAGATGTTGTGTAATTTCATGACGTCCCCTTGTAATAACTTGCCTATTTTGTAATAAGATGTCCATGGTGCAATCATCAACATTGCTAGTGTAATATAATCCCGTATAACCAATAACCTACCTTGATATTGTAATATGACATTTACCATATAACTGATGAAattggggttccaccataaaaccaattggtcatATGAGGAGTAGTccaagatcatataagcacctagcaaaccttgtccctcaccaatgtgggacaactctcaacacgctCTCTCACGTGtggcggattttcaagcctacacgtggacaacaactaggtgacgtggagcgcgtgtggccgttgggcttcacacgtggacaaccttgctctgataccatgatgaaattggggttccaccataaaactaattggccatatgaggagtagcccaagatcatataagcacataacaaaccttgtccctcaccaaTGTGGTTCTTGTAGTAATGATGATTGTAGACATATTGCTTCGTTTAAAGAGAAACGATGGATTGAGGCGGAAGGTTAGCCATGTATGGTAATGATGATTGTACAATTAAAAATGAGATAACATTGAGTTTGAGATAGATATATATTAATCCAACCCAATATGTGGGTAGCTTTTGCTTTTGCACCAAGATAGTATGAATTGAAACTCCCCTCATCACTACGTACGATCATCACCACTTGCTCAAAACCAGATCTCACATATATAGAAATTTGATTGCACCCTCATCGTCAACCCTAATTAAGCAGTAAAGATGGAAAGCTTAACTTGATAGCTATAGATAGAATGGGACCAACAGATTAGCTAATATTGGGTTTGAATTATGTATTTCAAAAGCTATCACTACAAAAATAACACCTTCCTAGATGGAAAAGTTTTGTCGGGTCAAAATGGTTTTCATCACCATAAACTTTAGCCGACGGATTCGTCGGAAAAGATTGGTCGTGCAAAACCCGTCGCTCGAAGTTTTAACCAACAAAAATAGCAATTTGTCAGGTGAAACAGAATTTGCCCTACGAATAATGTTGTCAGGTAAATATGCGTTGACCGTTTTGACCCAACGAAATTATCTTGCCCGACTACGAGTTTTCGTTGCCTCGCACCAAATTAAATAATACTAAAAACTTGACTTGACGAAATTGTCGTTGGACAATtgttgaaaaccaaaaataaaaaataaaaataaaaaaataaatatatgtataaagtTTGCTAGACGAAAATATTCGTCTGgctaaatttgtttttttattaaaaaaataaatataaagtcTCCACCTTTCATGACGGCCGCTGAAATTACAGAAAGCAGTAGCATTGGCGATAAAAATCAAAAGACTAAGTACGAGAAGAGGAACCATATAGTTTAACCGTCGAGTTAAAAAGTATCCGTGTTTTTTTATAGGTTATTGTTACACTTTGCTCAAAAATATTCGTCGGGCAAGATAACATTAGCCCACGAACTTAAATTTCGTCGAGCAAGATGTGGAGTAATACGCACCAATTTTGTTCCTTAGAGCCAATCCTTGCCCAACGAATTGGCTTCATCACCTAAAACCTCtctaacgaaaaatcaaaacgTTGACCACTTTTGCCCGACCAACTGTAAAATTTGTTGGGTCCAATATCGTTGTCCGACGAAATGTTGTTCGTCAAGCAAAATTTCGTTGAGCAATGCCAAATTTCTGATAGTGTGGCTTTGACCGTTGATCAATgttgtttatatgttttgtaAGTACAATTTTGTCAAGACTGAAAATGGTGGAAATTTGCCACTACAATAATTTTTGTAAAGCGTTGTcggttcttttatttttttcttgcaCCTTTCATATTGAGCATttcctgcaaaaaaaaaataaaaaaatgaataacaTGAGCTGCattgaattttgaataaaataagcTACAAAACTGCTTCTGTTTGCACTACCCTTGAATTTTGAATAAGTACCTGTCCATCTAACTGACTCCTCCCGCAAAACTGCTTGCAGAATCAGGCTACCGTTTCATGTCCTCAACCCAACCTTGCACATCCGCATTTTTACATATTGTCCAGTCATGTTTGTGTTCAATTACAacttcatacaacatctttaaacatttcaacatcatacatttacttattatttaaattaaatgacataCATCTGTTAGTTCATTTCAATCCTCATAAAACATTTACTTTAAATCCCATACATCCAGCTGAAAAACCTGTTCACCGTCCCAATTAACATATTGATGAACGAAGTGGCAGTGAAGAAGCGGGAAGCGAAGAAGGTCTGGCTCTGCAACGACAATGAGCGAGTTTCCAAGTTGCTTCGTGGGCACCACTATCGATGGAGAGTTTTAGTGAGTTGAATGAGAGGCTGAAGAGAAACAGGAGCGGCTCTGCtagttgtggtggtggtgggggttGTTAATGCTCAAAATTTGCAggttaacaaattaaaataccGGACCCTTGGTAGGCTTTGGGTATGGACTGCAACAAAATTGACCCAAAGATTTAAGTGGTCCACCCCTTAAAATTGGGCTACATTCATTATGTTGCTCggattctattgatttcaaaactAAAATAACGCTTGACTAAAACATGTGCTCTCTCACTTTCTAGTCGTCCGACCCCAATACAGGAGGCCCTCACAACTTTTATTGGCCCTTAATGAACCTCCCAACCTTGGGTCTCTTCAACGTGTCACATATGTAGACTAGCATGCTGACATACCTCCACCTATCAACTTAACATTCGACGACAAAGTGACAGGTTTACAACCAAAAAGGCGCGTTCTGTCAAAATGATGTAGGCCAAGCATCCTACTCGGCCTTGGTTATCCAACCGTGCCTCCCAAGCGCTACTTTGACTACTTTTACGTCTCATTCTAGGTCTCTACCACTAATTAAGGGCTACCACGTGGCGCGATGGACATCAGGATAAGCCTATCCTTAGAGACTTGTGCTATAAAGCTGCCAAAATAAGAAGTTGTTATCGttcgttcaaaaaaaaaagtgtatgtGAATTTCCATCATTATCTTGATTGTAGGCTTgtaaattaagaaatgaaattGATAATTTTATTAACTTAATTTCCATCAGAATAAATACCTCTTCataaaatgtttaatttcatCATGCTCCTCTTTCTATCTTTTCCGAATTCGAATTGGgatatgaaaataataaaaccattaaaatgaaaaagatcaaagaagaaggaacaTAAAGAAAATCTCTTTGgcgtttggttttttttttttttttgagggtaCTTTGGTAAATTGACATGAGATTTTAgccataaaaaataatttttataaaaagtgacattttttaatttaagtgtTAAATTTCGGCTATAAACGATAAATTctccttcttttatttttctccatatatactaatatattttaaattttacatcACTCTTCTTCGTCTTATTTTTCTCTAAGTACTTTTCTCCATTATTCATTTGGAAGCGATCTTATCAATTATTATCAATTACTGAGTCCTATAAGTAATTTAATCTAACTCCATAGTTgaaaagtagaaaaaaaatacaaaaaaacaatataaatcaTAAGGCCACTTAAGAGGTGTCCAAAAAGTATGTAGCTAGAACATTTCTAAGATGTCGTTCATAAGTTTAAGAAACTGATGGTACCACTACGATGACAGAAAAATAGGATATAATGGGCGTTTTAGAAAGGTAATTGTTAGGAAGATCACatctaaattacctctttaacAGCAAGTGACTTATAATTCAGTTGGTTAAGAGCATTTGCTCTTACACCCAATGTTCTGTGTTTGAATTCTCTCCCCGTGGTTTAAATTAACCTATTGcttgtcaaagaaaaaaaaaactacctcTCTAATAGATCTAAGACTTGCTTGATTGTGGATCATATACATCTATTTGAGAGATAATTTAAATATGTtatataaaatatgattttcctaaccttttttttttttttttttgtaaaaccaAAATGTAGTCTTTCTAACTCTCCCACGTACAAATTCTTTAGGCTAATTAAAAACTGCGACCATCCCTTATCGTGGGTCGATTTTATTAacccttatcaccaatcagaACAACAATTTGTTTTTATTAGTTTCCAATAGTAGTGTGGTtatttgttccaaaaaaaaaaaaaaagtagtgtgGATATAATAACAAAGATCCCTAATATCCAATTTCAATGCCCGTTTGCCAATTTTGTTCTCTCTTCCCAACTCCTAaacaaacagagagagagagagagagagagagagagagagagagagagagagagagagagatggctgCAGTAGAGGATACTAACAAGTTGTCTGAAGCCTATCCGATGAAGGCAGGAGATGGCCCTAACAGCTATGCCAACAACTCCACTTTTCAGGTTTCTTCTTAATCTGTAACCTTCAATCTTAGCATGCAAAAGCAACAAAACTTCTTGCTCTTTTTTTAAGTACTTTTgttagtattttttttcttttcttgtcaacGGTACTTTAGTTAGTATAAGGATTCAAGAATGTTTCAGAACTTGGATGGTGATGTTCATAGATGGAGTATGCTTTTTCCAAATGGctttttaatgtttttgttGAAGATGTAGGaagattttattaattaatttcatgATGTGGCATCCCCAGCGTATTTGATACACAAATTTGGTACCTCTAAGATTACTCTAAATTTTACCATGTATCATCCGATCTAACtatttttttcagaaaataGCGGTGAATTCTTCCCAAGAAGTTGTAAGAGAGGAAATTGCAGAAAAGCTTGACATACAGACATTCTTGTTATCATCCTGCAACACCTTTCGCATTGCAGATTTAGGTTGCTCTACTGGGCCAAATACATTTTTCGCGGTTGACAACATACTCGAAACTGTGCAACTTAAGTACCAAAGCCAGGGGCTGAGTTCTCATCAAAtccccaaatttcaagttttcttCAACGATCAAACCACAAATGATTTTAACATGCTCTTCAAATCCCTCCCTCAGAACAGGCAATACTATGCCGCAGGTGTGCCTGGTTCGTTCTACGGTAGGATATTTCCTAATGCTTCCATTCACctttttcattgttctttttcCAATCACTGGCTTTCTAGAGTACCAAAAGAGATAGGGAACAAAGAGAGTCCAGCTTGGAATAAAGGAAAAATCTATTACTCAAGTTCCACAACTGAAGTGACAAAGGCTTATGAAACTCAACATGCTTTGGACATGGAGCGTTTTCTTAATGCAAGGGCACAAGAGATTGTGTATGGAGGATTGATGGTGCTTATCATTCCATGTCGCCCCAATGGTACCCCTCATTCTCATACTCTGGCAAATATAACCTATGAAACTTTGGGATCTTGCCTCATAGACATGGCCAGAAAGGTAAGCCATCATCAACAGTCAGCTACGTTATGTCCTTACTTTAACTTTAATAAATTAAGGACatctttgtttctttgttttgaacaaatgatattatcaacACAAAAGGGATGGGAGCTAGATGGGAAAgtaggctaagcctcacaataggctagcaataatgtgattcaaatttgcctttgacgaaaataaaacctaatacctttcacttacaagtgaagagaaatattactaaaccgtagtactaaatggcaAAAGGCATCTTattttttggatgtgatttgaCGGTCTCAAACGTTCAGTTTTTGGAAGCTCTTTCAAGGGTTACCCATGCCAAAAGTAAGCTAAATCTGTACCATTAACTATCGGcattttcattttactttttatctaagagtcatattttttttttttcattttagatAACCAAACAATTTTAGAATTGGATGATTTTTTTGCTAAGATGATATTTGAATGAGTACCTAAATGATAGACGGTTCTGATCATTGAAAAATATTATGGTGTACACTTAGAAAGATGTCCTTATCGTAAaaagcttatatatatatatataggaacaTACTGACAACAAAATGTTCTATTACTAGACAAATGCTAGATCCAAAATCAGCTTAATAAATAATTCAAACTCATTCCCTATATTTTTACCATAACAATAATCACTAAT
This is a stretch of genomic DNA from Malus domestica chromosome 02, GDT2T_hap1. It encodes these proteins:
- the LOC103414101 gene encoding loganic acid O-methyltransferase-like isoform X2, which gives rise to MPVCQFCSLFPTPKQTEREREREREREREREREMAAVEDTNKLSEAYPMKAGDGPNSYANNSTFQKIAVNSSQEVVREEIAEKLDIQTFLLSSCNTFRIADLGCSTGPNTFFAVDNILETVQLKYQSQGLSSHQIPKFQVFFNDQTTNDFNMLFKSLPQNRQYYAAGVPGSFYGRIFPNASIHLFHCSFSNHWLSRVPKEIGNKESPAWNKGKIYYSSSTTEVTKAYETQHALDMERFLNARAQEIVYGGLMVLIIPCRPNGTPHSHTLANITYETLGSCLIDMARKGVVDEGKLDSFNIPVYIMSPQELEVAVERTGYFSIERMEVLPNMFPNSSLSNALLSTSHVRAVHEEHIKQHFGEEIIDELFNLYHKKVEERPSKFESGKTIVSLAVLKRNTN